One segment of Capnocytophaga sp. oral taxon 878 DNA contains the following:
- the bioB gene encoding biotin synthase BioB encodes MCESQHTCSCNKAETRHNWTKEEVMAIYNKPLMELLYEAATLHRKYHDPNSVQVSTLLSIKTGGCSEDCAYCPQSARYETEVKIENADMMSVTHVKAQALRAKSAGASRVCMGAAWRNVKDGPEFEQVLEMVRTINKLDMEVCCTLGMLTENQAQRLAEAGLYAYNHNLDTSEEYYKEIISTRSYEDRLKTIDNVRKTNITVCSGGIIGMGEALEDRAGMLVALSTLNPQPESVPINALVPVEGTPLEDCKPVDIFEMVRMVATARIVMPQSQVRLSAGRTQMSQEGQALCFFAGANSIFAGDKLLTTPNPDINEDMQMLGVLGMRIQKPFETHPQPQTVEAEDSQYHSLGENPKWTRPNHKIERNEEKKRVKLAN; translated from the coding sequence ATGTGTGAATCTCAACATACTTGCAGCTGCAACAAGGCTGAAACGCGCCATAATTGGACAAAAGAAGAGGTTATGGCGATTTATAATAAACCTTTAATGGAGTTATTATACGAGGCGGCGACCTTACACCGGAAGTATCATGATCCTAACTCGGTACAGGTATCGACTTTGCTATCGATTAAGACTGGGGGATGCTCGGAGGATTGTGCTTACTGTCCGCAATCGGCTCGTTATGAGACTGAGGTGAAGATAGAGAATGCTGATATGATGAGTGTGACTCATGTGAAGGCACAGGCATTGAGGGCGAAATCGGCTGGGGCATCGCGTGTGTGTATGGGGGCTGCTTGGCGTAATGTGAAGGATGGTCCTGAGTTTGAACAGGTATTGGAGATGGTGCGCACGATCAATAAACTTGATATGGAGGTGTGTTGTACCCTTGGTATGCTTACTGAAAACCAAGCGCAGCGTTTGGCTGAGGCGGGGTTGTACGCTTATAATCATAACCTTGATACATCGGAAGAGTATTACAAAGAGATTATTTCGACGCGTAGTTATGAAGACCGCTTAAAGACGATTGATAATGTACGCAAGACGAATATTACGGTGTGCAGTGGTGGTATTATTGGTATGGGAGAGGCTTTGGAAGACCGTGCAGGGATGCTGGTGGCTTTGTCGACCCTTAATCCGCAACCTGAATCGGTTCCTATTAATGCGTTGGTGCCGGTAGAGGGGACTCCTTTGGAAGACTGTAAGCCGGTAGATATTTTTGAAATGGTGCGTATGGTAGCGACGGCACGTATAGTAATGCCGCAGTCACAAGTACGCCTTTCGGCAGGTAGGACTCAGATGAGTCAAGAGGGTCAGGCTTTATGCTTTTTTGCTGGTGCTAATTCTATTTTTGCTGGGGATAAGTTACTTACAACACCTAACCCTGATATTAATGAGGATATGCAAATGTTGGGGGTATTAGGAATGCGTATTCAGAAGCCTTTTGAGACGCACCCTCAACCTCAAACTGTAGAAGCTGAGGACTCACAGTATCATTCTTTGGGAGAGAACCCTAAGTGGACACGCCCTAATCATAAGATTGAGAGGAATGAAGAGAAAAAACGTGTGAAGCTAGCGAATTAG
- a CDS encoding DUF3820 family protein has protein sequence MNPEILKEIITTPMPYGKYKGTMIADLPSYYLEWFSSQGFPKGKLGMLLATAFEIKMNGLQDIIDKLKKCY, from the coding sequence ATGAATCCTGAAATTCTGAAAGAAATAATCACTACCCCAATGCCTTATGGAAAATATAAAGGTACTATGATAGCTGATTTGCCCTCATACTATTTGGAGTGGTTTAGCTCTCAGGGCTTCCCGAAAGGTAAGTTGGGGATGCTTTTGGCTACTGCCTTTGAGATTAAGATGAATGGCTTACAAGATATAATAGACAAACTGAAGAAATGTTACTAA
- a CDS encoding gamma carbonic anhydrase family protein: MLLKRVNGKQPAFGKGCFLAENVTLTGDVQLGDNCTVWYNAVIRGDVNSIRIGNNTNIQDGVVIHGTYNTHPTVIGSNVSVGHNAIVHGCTIEDNVLIGMGSIVMDGCVVESGSIVAAGAVVSPNTHIKSGSLYAGVPAKKIKDVSEEQRAMIQRIAENYPKYASWIEEDDLPF, translated from the coding sequence ATGTTACTAAAACGAGTTAATGGGAAGCAACCTGCCTTTGGGAAAGGTTGCTTTCTTGCTGAAAATGTGACCCTTACAGGGGATGTGCAATTAGGAGATAATTGTACTGTATGGTATAATGCTGTTATTCGTGGTGATGTGAATAGTATTAGGATAGGTAATAATACGAATATTCAAGACGGAGTGGTAATTCATGGTACTTATAATACTCATCCTACTGTTATTGGAAGTAATGTATCGGTAGGGCATAATGCTATTGTACATGGTTGCACTATTGAAGATAATGTGCTTATTGGTATGGGAAGCATTGTAATGGATGGGTGTGTGGTGGAAAGTGGTAGTATTGTAGCTGCAGGAGCTGTAGTATCCCCTAATACACATATTAAAAGTGGTAGCCTTTATGCTGGCGTTCCTGCTAAAAAAATCAAAGATGTGAGTGAAGAACAACGTGCTATGATACAACGCATTGCGGAGAACTACCCAAAATACGCGAGTTGGATTGAGGAAGATGATCTGCCCTTTTAA
- a CDS encoding BamA/TamA family outer membrane protein yields MRYYFIKILIISILCVFVIGCDATKRVPEGRHLLKENTVQVNGIKTDDAKINNFVIQKPNSYILGMPLSLYIYNLANPKSEQEFAFWLDKHPRWHHFLTKVLSEKQVGRLQKSFLVSGIDHQLQKIGEAPAVLDTAKVRRTTKQLGAYYRSIGYFNTKVTDSIFVLPQENKRLAEVKYYITSGEQYKIDSLKTRITSPEIDSIYKLHLGKTLLKSGNPYRLTDFSAERARLYELFRNNGFYTFQQSSINFEIVRDTVAAQKDPYLQVTTDIGDLVERDGDVITTKKYKVHRINKVRLYTDYENGMDKSALDSLEYRGMLIYYKGKLRYRPRVLANATSLKAGQIYSDIERGNTYRQFNNLRVFRYPNMEFKYPPKDTLQNRLDANIYLSSLDKFSLRLTNEIKRSEIEAIGFGVGTSFAARNVFGGAETLELNLQGTFASQPTLKDTRFFNTSEVSGDLRFIFPSILFPLNTRKLIPYYMTPQTILQGGMSYQTNIGLDKRTTSGVLRYVWNPRNQKNKVIFDLANVQYVNNINPNNFFRVYQSTYERLNDIAKKYSLSTDYVDNKGNLTPSKGAINFVKDILDRQITLQTEDLIPFLGILERYNRLTKNDFIVSTSFTYIINSKSQFFERNFSQFRIKAETAGGLLNLLAAAKSNIVKTDNNKNKIFGVEYAQYAKGELDFIKHWPIGKESSIAFRSFFGIAIPYGNSDNIPFSQSYFAGGTTDNRGWKAYRLGPGSSPSMLDYNEANMKIALNLEYRFPIIGAFKGALFTDVGNIWNVADNTELEVYKFKNLSSLKDVGLSTGFGLRYDFNFFVIRLDMGIPTYDPSESEGSRWIKKFKISDTVFNFGINYPF; encoded by the coding sequence GTGAGATACTATTTTATTAAAATATTAATTATCAGTATACTATGTGTATTTGTTATAGGGTGTGATGCTACTAAGCGCGTGCCTGAGGGGCGGCATTTGCTTAAAGAAAATACAGTACAAGTGAATGGTATTAAGACTGATGATGCAAAGATAAACAATTTTGTGATACAAAAGCCGAATTCATATATTTTAGGGATGCCGCTAAGTTTGTATATTTATAATTTAGCTAATCCTAAATCGGAACAGGAATTTGCTTTTTGGCTTGATAAACATCCGAGATGGCATCATTTTTTGACTAAGGTTTTATCGGAAAAGCAAGTAGGTAGGTTACAGAAATCGTTTTTAGTATCGGGTATAGACCATCAGTTACAGAAGATAGGCGAGGCTCCTGCAGTGCTTGATACCGCTAAGGTGCGCCGTACAACAAAGCAGCTGGGAGCATATTACCGCAGTATAGGGTATTTTAATACAAAAGTAACGGATAGTATTTTTGTTTTGCCACAAGAAAATAAGCGGCTTGCAGAGGTGAAATATTATATCACTTCGGGAGAGCAATATAAGATTGATAGTTTGAAAACACGAATTACTTCACCTGAAATTGATTCGATATACAAGTTACATTTAGGCAAAACGCTGTTGAAGTCAGGGAATCCTTACAGACTTACAGATTTTAGTGCAGAGAGAGCACGGCTGTATGAGTTGTTTAGGAATAATGGTTTTTATACTTTTCAGCAGAGTTCTATCAACTTTGAAATAGTACGAGATACAGTAGCGGCGCAAAAAGACCCTTATCTGCAAGTTACTACAGATATAGGAGACCTTGTAGAGCGTGATGGAGATGTGATTACAACTAAAAAATACAAAGTACACCGCATTAATAAAGTACGATTATATACTGATTATGAGAATGGAATGGATAAATCTGCACTAGACTCATTGGAGTATCGTGGGATGTTAATTTATTATAAAGGGAAATTGCGTTATCGACCTCGTGTGCTAGCTAATGCTACGAGCTTGAAAGCAGGACAAATATACTCGGATATAGAGCGTGGTAATACTTATAGGCAGTTTAATAACTTGAGAGTATTTCGTTATCCGAATATGGAATTTAAGTATCCACCTAAAGATACTTTGCAGAATAGATTAGATGCGAATATTTATTTATCGTCATTAGATAAGTTTTCATTGCGACTTACAAATGAAATTAAAAGGTCGGAAATTGAGGCTATAGGTTTTGGTGTAGGTACGTCATTTGCTGCACGTAATGTGTTTGGAGGAGCTGAAACTTTAGAATTGAACTTGCAAGGTACTTTTGCTTCGCAACCTACACTGAAGGATACACGTTTTTTTAATACATCAGAAGTTAGTGGTGATTTACGTTTTATATTTCCTTCCATTCTTTTTCCTTTAAATACGCGGAAGCTAATACCTTATTATATGACTCCACAGACTATATTACAGGGAGGTATGAGTTATCAAACAAATATAGGTCTTGATAAGCGCACTACATCAGGGGTATTACGTTATGTGTGGAACCCACGTAACCAAAAGAATAAAGTTATTTTTGATTTGGCAAATGTACAATATGTAAATAATATTAATCCTAATAACTTCTTTAGGGTATACCAAAGTACCTATGAACGGTTAAATGATATAGCTAAAAAATACAGCTTAAGTACTGATTATGTAGATAACAAGGGGAATTTAACACCTTCAAAAGGAGCTATCAATTTTGTCAAAGATATATTAGATAGACAAATCACTTTACAAACAGAAGATTTAATACCTTTTTTAGGTATTTTAGAACGCTATAATCGCCTTACAAAAAATGACTTTATAGTATCAACTAGTTTTACATATATCATCAATAGTAAATCACAATTTTTTGAGCGTAATTTCTCTCAATTTCGTATTAAAGCAGAAACAGCAGGAGGACTGCTTAATCTCTTAGCAGCCGCTAAGAGTAATATAGTGAAAACAGATAATAATAAAAATAAGATTTTTGGAGTAGAATATGCTCAATACGCTAAAGGTGAGTTAGACTTTATTAAGCACTGGCCTATAGGGAAAGAGAGTTCAATTGCATTTAGGTCATTTTTTGGTATAGCTATTCCTTATGGAAATTCTGATAATATACCTTTCTCTCAAAGTTACTTTGCAGGAGGTACTACTGATAATAGAGGTTGGAAAGCATACCGTTTAGGACCAGGCTCAAGCCCTTCTATGTTAGATTATAATGAAGCAAATATGAAAATAGCACTAAATTTGGAATATCGTTTTCCTATTATAGGGGCTTTTAAAGGCGCTTTATTTACCGATGTAGGTAATATATGGAATGTTGCCGATAATACAGAACTTGAAGTTTATAAGTTTAAGAATTTATCATCATTAAAAGATGTAGGACTAAGCACCGGATTTGGCTTGCGCTATGATTTTAACTTCTTTGTAATACGTTTAGATATGGGTATCCCTACCTATGATCCTTCCGAGTCCGAGGGCAGTCGTTGGATAAAGAAATTTAAAATTAGTGATACAGTCTTTAACTTCGGTATAAATTATCCTTTTTAA
- a CDS encoding RNA methyltransferase, whose translation MLSKNQTKLIQKLQQKKYRNELKLFLVEGKKSILEFLRAGYKPELIAATEIFSNELPKQSFIPISAEELKKISLLQNPDEGLAVFHQPPLQGILQEGIILALDNIQDPGNLGTIIRLADWFGIETIICNTQTVDCYNPKVVQATMGSLSRVKVHYLPLAGFFATCSLPIYVTTLQGENLYTTPFPTDCVIVMGNEANGISAQIQQLSNHAITIPQFSKHQATESLNVATATAIILSQVANLISQPKK comes from the coding sequence ATGCTTAGCAAAAATCAAACAAAATTAATTCAAAAATTACAACAAAAAAAATACCGAAATGAGCTTAAACTCTTTTTGGTAGAAGGGAAAAAAAGCATCCTCGAATTCCTCCGCGCAGGATACAAACCCGAACTTATAGCTGCCACCGAAATATTTAGTAATGAACTCCCTAAGCAATCTTTCATCCCTATCTCTGCCGAAGAATTAAAGAAAATTAGCCTCCTCCAAAACCCCGATGAAGGACTCGCAGTATTTCATCAACCCCCTCTACAAGGCATTCTTCAAGAAGGCATCATCTTAGCATTAGACAATATCCAAGACCCTGGCAACCTCGGAACTATCATACGCCTTGCCGACTGGTTTGGTATCGAAACAATCATTTGCAACACCCAAACTGTCGATTGTTACAATCCAAAGGTAGTACAAGCCACTATGGGGTCTCTCTCCCGCGTCAAGGTACATTACCTGCCTTTAGCAGGTTTCTTCGCTACTTGTTCCTTACCCATATATGTTACCACTTTACAGGGCGAAAACCTCTACACTACCCCCTTCCCTACCGATTGTGTGATTGTTATGGGCAATGAAGCCAATGGCATTTCTGCCCAAATACAACAGCTTTCCAACCACGCCATAACCATCCCCCAATTCAGCAAGCACCAAGCCACCGAAAGCCTAAATGTAGCCACCGCCACTGCTATAATACTAAGCCAAGTAGCCAATCTCATTTCACAGCCTAAAAAATAA
- a CDS encoding DUF6688 family protein, whose protein sequence is MIAPFILILFIAAFFIIGIYIHRLHKAPLWQIIIAGFYLLSFLWFCLFFYTHSADYTQPIDPLDTGYKFIASKHSLTYITFFFLYQIALYTLWIRKASIPPIPLAIALCILYIGFIFNGLLIAQLANNIMLFFPLFSLIIGIGIAAQTLNHIETNIGKTFLLSIILVLPVFVIITLILMLLGQEYNSISKGLTETTTWAFSKHSHPPHLPHQSHYLCTVAACGSPSLVKPLRYGKRAGQPIIVNRQLQIANAFEELITDLSPTLHRFIRRNYDKYGYDLSKKIKSTWASNLTYILMKPLEWFFLICLYTFCLSPETKIKKQYAY, encoded by the coding sequence ATGATAGCTCCTTTCATCTTAATACTCTTTATAGCAGCCTTTTTCATCATAGGCATATATATACACCGCCTTCACAAAGCACCCTTATGGCAAATAATCATCGCAGGGTTCTACTTGTTATCTTTCCTGTGGTTCTGCCTCTTTTTCTACACCCATTCTGCCGATTATACCCAGCCTATCGACCCGCTTGATACCGGTTATAAATTCATAGCCTCAAAACATTCACTCACCTACATCACATTCTTTTTCCTATATCAAATAGCCCTCTATACCCTTTGGATACGCAAAGCCTCCATCCCCCCAATACCCTTAGCTATTGCACTATGCATATTATATATAGGATTCATTTTCAATGGCTTACTTATCGCTCAATTAGCCAATAACATTATGCTTTTCTTCCCCCTCTTCAGCCTTATAATCGGAATAGGCATAGCTGCACAAACCCTCAACCACATCGAAACCAATATAGGCAAAACCTTCTTGCTATCCATAATTTTAGTGCTCCCTGTCTTTGTCATAATCACCCTTATACTTATGCTTCTTGGGCAAGAATATAACTCCATAAGCAAAGGACTCACCGAAACCACCACGTGGGCATTCTCCAAGCACAGCCACCCACCTCACCTCCCTCATCAAAGCCATTATTTATGCACCGTCGCCGCCTGCGGAAGCCCTTCTTTAGTGAAACCCCTTCGATACGGAAAAAGAGCAGGACAGCCCATCATCGTTAACCGGCAACTGCAAATAGCCAATGCCTTTGAAGAACTCATAACCGACCTCTCCCCTACCCTACATCGCTTCATCCGCCGCAATTATGACAAGTACGGCTATGACCTCTCCAAGAAAATAAAAAGCACCTGGGCTTCCAACCTCACCTACATACTAATGAAACCCTTAGAGTGGTTCTTCTTGATATGCCTATACACCTTCTGTCTCTCCCCCGAAACCAAAATAAAAAAACAGTACGCCTATTAA
- a CDS encoding septal ring lytic transglycosylase RlpA family protein, with amino-acid sequence MIKRFRTFGVAVLMLLLLQACGTSHTRYAKHRTTSKKVAKTSVGTVKVGAFKSNVAASYYHDKFNGRKTASGAVFSNNNLTTAHPSLPFGTQLRVTNRVNGKQVVVTVTDRGPFTKGRELDLSKRAFMSITDDKNKGVLQVDIEILK; translated from the coding sequence ATGATAAAACGTTTTAGAACATTTGGCGTAGCAGTTTTGATGCTGTTACTATTACAGGCTTGTGGTACGAGCCATACGCGCTATGCTAAGCATAGAACTACTTCTAAAAAGGTGGCAAAAACTTCGGTTGGTACTGTAAAAGTAGGGGCTTTTAAGAGTAATGTGGCTGCTAGCTATTACCACGATAAATTTAACGGGAGAAAGACTGCCAGTGGGGCTGTTTTCAGCAATAATAATCTTACTACGGCTCACCCTTCTTTGCCTTTTGGTACCCAACTAAGAGTGACTAATAGGGTGAATGGTAAGCAGGTGGTAGTGACAGTTACCGATAGAGGTCCTTTTACCAAAGGACGTGAGCTTGACCTTAGCAAACGTGCTTTTATGAGTATTACGGATGATAAAAATAAGGGGGTGCTGCAGGTGGATATTGAAATTTTGAAGTAA
- a CDS encoding PorP/SprF family type IX secretion system membrane protein, protein MKRILYILIIVLALGSNALWAQSEGNYLPYELPGHTAVKYNTYLMNPAFPIFGKNEQQITFFHKNQWMGFKEDKFNTFGLSYGKKWGGDAGKKNVLDDGNNMFHVMVFQRTASIFANTGVLGNYVHQVEVSDDNFLRLGINAVFARSSIDKGRVRTNVNDPLIENAKGASMVNIQPGFDINFGKLHFGITAENLLDYSFSAGEMAVPFNEKSFTTHAMYRHYLDSNSDFLEDAVFTVLAKGKKSKDNFQLGGHLMLDAKMGWAYAGYDQKYGAFGGLGFNIGTHFSVGFGYEQSIANYVAELGGSYDVVLSYQFGGKHHIKPPKAPSTPPSAPPTPPTPPQPKPTVATPTTTTATPTTPPQPPKKKTVLQELEGRMSLVVDNIANSGIPEGHYVVVGVYKNPRGAFEMLNKIKQMGIKAFTFKHPENLMTYIYIEKPFPTRGEAGEALINLLRKPEFYNSKVWVLKVGK, encoded by the coding sequence ATGAAGAGAATACTATACATATTAATAATTGTGTTAGCTTTGGGCAGCAATGCTTTGTGGGCACAAAGTGAAGGGAACTACTTACCTTATGAATTGCCAGGGCATACGGCTGTGAAGTACAATACTTACCTAATGAACCCAGCTTTTCCTATTTTTGGAAAGAATGAGCAACAAATTACGTTTTTTCATAAAAACCAATGGATGGGGTTCAAGGAAGATAAATTTAATACCTTTGGCTTATCATACGGTAAGAAATGGGGAGGTGATGCTGGTAAGAAAAATGTATTGGATGATGGAAACAATATGTTTCACGTAATGGTGTTCCAGCGTACAGCCTCGATATTTGCAAATACAGGTGTGCTGGGGAACTATGTGCACCAAGTAGAAGTATCGGATGATAATTTTTTGCGATTGGGTATTAATGCTGTTTTTGCTAGAAGTAGTATTGATAAAGGGAGAGTTCGCACTAATGTGAATGACCCTTTGATAGAGAATGCTAAAGGAGCTAGTATGGTTAATATACAGCCTGGTTTTGATATTAACTTTGGTAAACTACATTTTGGTATTACTGCTGAAAACTTATTAGATTATTCATTTTCGGCAGGGGAAATGGCAGTGCCTTTTAACGAAAAATCGTTTACAACTCATGCTATGTACCGCCATTATTTGGATAGTAATAGTGACTTTTTGGAGGATGCTGTATTCACTGTTTTGGCTAAAGGCAAAAAGAGCAAGGATAATTTTCAATTGGGCGGGCACTTAATGCTTGACGCTAAAATGGGATGGGCTTATGCTGGTTATGACCAAAAATATGGTGCTTTTGGAGGCTTAGGCTTTAATATAGGGACTCATTTTAGTGTGGGATTTGGCTATGAACAAAGTATAGCTAATTATGTAGCTGAGTTGGGAGGTAGCTATGATGTAGTATTATCATACCAATTTGGAGGCAAACACCATATTAAGCCACCTAAAGCTCCATCGACTCCGCCTTCGGCTCCGCCAACTCCACCAACTCCGCCACAACCTAAACCAACAGTGGCAACGCCAACAACTACTACTGCTACACCTACGACACCACCACAACCGCCTAAGAAGAAGACGGTGCTCCAGGAGTTGGAAGGGCGTATGAGCTTGGTAGTAGACAATATAGCTAACTCGGGTATTCCTGAAGGACACTATGTGGTAGTAGGGGTGTATAAAAACCCTAGAGGAGCTTTTGAAATGCTGAATAAGATTAAACAAATGGGCATTAAAGCCTTTACCTTTAAGCATCCGGAAAACTTAATGACTTATATTTATATTGAGAAACCTTTTCCTACCCGAGGAGAAGCTGGAGAAGCCTTGATTAACTTGTTACGCAAACCAGAGTTCTATAACTCAAAAGTTTGGGTACTGAAAGTAGGAAAATAG